Genomic segment of Drosophila ananassae strain 14024-0371.13 chromosome 2L, ASM1763931v2, whole genome shotgun sequence:
AAAAGCAGTTAAGCTTTGTagctcttaaaaaaaaaggggctTAAAAATGGCACTTTTATATAAAATCTTTGAATTGATTTAGGAAAAAAGGTTTAATTGAAATTCTGGAATATCTCCTTGCTAAGAAAGTAATGATACTAAGGCCTGAAATTGGCAGGATTGCAGCAAGTTGTGTAACCATCAATGCCCGTTTGAGGAAACTGCATATTGTTGGGGCAAGCAACTCGAGTACAAAAGTTAGGCACCGCCGGCGGTCGTGTTGCAAACCTATTGTTCAATGTGAGAAACACCACAATTGGTGCGTTTCTTGCATTTCTTACAATCTTGTAAAACCATAGAGGCACCGGGTTCCTATTACCGCTGAGGGTCACATCCTTCGGGCCAGTTGGCGAGGGAAGGCTCAGGACTCCACGCGTACCAGTGCGTACGCTAACAAATGCATTTCCTCTCGCCAAAGATCGGACATAATCCTCAACGCGGTTCCAGTTGCGTGCGTTGATGGTGTTAAACTGAGGTGCCACATTCACCAACTTGAAGGTGGCACACATCTGATCCCGAAACAGGAAGTCATTGGATGCGGCCAGATGACCACGACTGAGAAGAACGGTTCGATTGTTGGCAATGTACGGCtggtttgggccaaaaattcGTCGGAAGGTGCCGTAAATACTGCCCGTGAAGAAACTGCCTTCGTCAGCTCGACCGAGCACGCCATCGGCGGAGAATTCAGTGCAGGGTCGACGTGCGTctaaaatataacaaataaaaggatatttgattgaaaaatatgttaatAATACTCACTAAAAGGCTTGGCATAAATCCGGTGCTCCACGAAAATAGGACGTACAGCAGCCCTATTGTAGCAGACCCGATAGAGTTCTGCGAACTGCTGATTGGCCAAACTGTAGCCCACGCGGTACATGGTAGCTGGCTGGGGACAGCTGCCATCTCGCACCGGCGTCACAACTGCTCCTGGGGTGATGGTGCAGTTCATGGGGAGGGGTGGGTTGAACCTTGGCGGGCTACCCGGCCGGCAGGTCATGGCGCGCGAAGTTGCCCGGCTGCACCACATATCGAGGGTTTCGCCCACCGGCGAACTTGCCGTTCGTTTCAACGTGACCACGTTTCCTTGGCGTTGCATGAAGACACGACTGGTCGCCTCCACTTGTGCCTGGGTAATTTGGCACCGGGCCTGGGCCTCGGCTGCAACACCAAAGGAATTGTAAACATCACAGAGATACCAAACTTACAGATCCTTACCCAAGGCCCAGAGTGCCATTAATGGCAGCAGAAATCTTATCATGTTCCAATAATTTTAGTCGGTTAGTCTGGCGATCGGTAATTTGCCGCCTTTTATATAAAATGGGCTGCCGCCGCCCGTTCATAAATTTACTGTTTGCACAtctgttttaaaataaatgcaatttttTTAGTTAAGATTCTTTATTCGCAGAGGCACGTTTCTTGATGTTTTTATTCCCCCATGGgctaaaatttttataattaaggGAGTTAAGGAATATTAACCattcaataatttaattttaatgagGTTCTCAAAAAAGTTTCATATATGAATGAACTCTAAAACTAGAACTAAATCTAAAACCAGCCGATCCCCTAAACTAGAAActggatttttgtttgattacTTTGAGGTTGAACTTTTGTGTGCATGTGCTGACTCCCAATTGCAAATGTGTCTGGCAGAGTAAATGAAATTAGTTATTGGTCCAAAGCCACAACATGACCGGAGCCAACCGAATCACCCCATGATTTCATTATCGTTGTTTGTTTCACAAATAACATTAGTTCGGTTTGGTTTAGCATTGATTTTGACCGAGTCCGATGGACAACAGATTGTTTCTGCTACCAAATCGTGTTGTTTGGAGTTGACCCTCGGCTTTGTTTTTGCGGTAAGGGCGCCGTGCACGTTATGTGCTTTTAGGTGCTTTAAATATCCAATATCCTGGCCGTTGCCTATGCTCTGCCTATGTTCATCCTGGCCGTTGCCTATGCTCTTGCcgaatatttcataaatttatattttcctGCTAAATCCCTTAACGACTGTGAGCTTTTTCGTTTGTGGATGTGTGGAAACGAAACTAATACATGCGCATATATAAAGACGACTTACATCCGGACACCAGGACCTCGAAAACGTGCAAAACTTTGCATGTGGATGTGTGCTGTATTGGAATGTGTGTACCCAGGACGCGTTCCGAAGGAAGGAAGG
This window contains:
- the LOC6499230 gene encoding uncharacterized protein LOC6499230; this encodes MIRFLLPLMALWALAEAQARCQITQAQVEATSRVFMQRQGNVVTLKRTASSPVGETLDMWCSRATSRAMTCRPGSPPRFNPPLPMNCTITPGAVVTPVRDGSCPQPATMYRVGYSLANQQFAELYRVCYNRAAVRPIFVEHRIYAKPFNARRPCTEFSADGVLGRADEGSFFTGSIYGTFRRIFGPNQPYIANNRTVLLSRGHLAASNDFLFRDQMCATFKLVNVAPQFNTINARNWNRVEDYVRSLARGNAFVSVRTGTRGVLSLPSPTGPKDVTLSGNRNPVPLWFYKIVRNARNAPIVVFLTLNNRFATRPPAVPNFCTRVACPNNMQFPQTGIDGYTTCCNPANFRP